The Bacteroidales bacterium DNA segment AGAAAAAGCCTAAGGCAGGCGATTGATTAGATAAATTTTGGAAAAGTACGGAATATGAATATCGAACAATATCGGGAATACTGTATTTCAAAAAAAGGGGTTACCGAAGATGCTCCCTTTGATGATACTTCTTTGGTTTTCAGGATAGGAGGAAAAATTTTTGTTCTGCTGGATCTTGAGGAAATGAGGATCAACCTCAAATGTGATCCTGAAAAAGCCATTCGTATACGGGAAGAATATCCGGTAGTGCAAACAGGATACCACATGAATAAAAAACACTGGAATACAGTACCTTTAAATCTGATTTCCGAGGACCTTTTGAAAGAATGGACAGATCATTCTTATGATCTGGTGTTTGAAAAACTGCCGCAAACGATAAAGATGGAATTATCGAAATAAGTTCTTTATATCATCGTGTTTTTTGATATATTGTATTATTTTTGTCCGAATCATAACAACATAACACTTAATAATTCTAAAACTAAAAATGTCATATTTATTTACCTCAGAGTTTGTTTCCGAAGGGCATCCGGATAAAGTAGCCGATCAGATATCAGATGCATTGTTGGACGAGTTTTTACGAAAAGATCCTGAATCCAAGGTAGCCTGCGAAACATTGGTTACTACTGGACTAGCTGTACTAAGCGGCGAAGTGAAAACAGTCGGATATATAGATGTACAGCAAGTAGCACGCGGTGTTATTGGTGATATTGGCTATACCAAAGGGGAATATATGTTCGAGAGCACGTCCTGTGGTGTACTTTCAGCTATACATGAACAATCTCCGGATATTAACCAGGGAGTGGAACGCTCCAAGGAAGAGGATCAAGGTGCCGGTGACCAGGGGATGATGTTTGGTTATGCCTGTCGTGAGACAGACGAATATATGCCATTGGCATTGGTGGTTGCTCGTCGTTTGTTAACAGCCCTGACAGAGATCAGAAGAGAGGGTAAGCAGATGAATTATTTGCGTCCTGATTCAAAATCACAGGTAACGGTAGAGTATGATGATAACGGTAAACCATTGCGTATTCATACAATTGTAGTTTCCACACAACATGATGATTTTGATGAAGAGCAGAGAATGTTGGCTGCTATCCGGAATGATGTACAAACGATTTTGATTCCCCGGGTTATTTCTGAGTTACCCGAAAGGATACGGCCATTGTTTGATGATCATTATATATTGCATGTTAATCCTACAGGAAAATTTGTGATAGGGGGGCCACATGGTGATACAGGTCTTACCGGCCGTAAAATTATTGTTGATACCTATGGCGGAAAAGGAGCACATGGAGGCGGTGCTTTTTCCGGGAAGGATTCCTCAAAAGTAGACCGTTCGGCTGCATATGCAACCCGTCATATTGCAAAAAATATTGTCGCTGCAGGTATCGCCGATGAGGTTTTGGTACAGGTAGCTTATGCTATTGGGGTCGCTCAGCCGGTCGGATTATATATCAATACTTATGGAACTTCACATGTTCATCTTTCTGACGGGGAAATTGCAAAAAAAATAGAGAAAATATTTGATATGAGACCCTATTCTATTGTGAAACGCTTCGGGCTGAAAAATCCGATATTCCGTGATACAGTAAAATATGGACATTTTGGGAACGAACCATATAAAAAGACTGTAATGGTGGATTATGATGGGTTGAAATCGAAAGAGGTGGAATTTTTTGCATGGGAAAAGTTGGATTATGTAGATACTATCAAGAAAGAGTTTAAATTATAAGAAGGTAGAATCAATAATAAAATATATCATGACCATAAAATCTTATATA contains these protein-coding regions:
- a CDS encoding MmcQ/YjbR family DNA-binding protein codes for the protein MNIEQYREYCISKKGVTEDAPFDDTSLVFRIGGKIFVLLDLEEMRINLKCDPEKAIRIREEYPVVQTGYHMNKKHWNTVPLNLISEDLLKEWTDHSYDLVFEKLPQTIKMELSK
- the metK gene encoding methionine adenosyltransferase gives rise to the protein MSYLFTSEFVSEGHPDKVADQISDALLDEFLRKDPESKVACETLVTTGLAVLSGEVKTVGYIDVQQVARGVIGDIGYTKGEYMFESTSCGVLSAIHEQSPDINQGVERSKEEDQGAGDQGMMFGYACRETDEYMPLALVVARRLLTALTEIRREGKQMNYLRPDSKSQVTVEYDDNGKPLRIHTIVVSTQHDDFDEEQRMLAAIRNDVQTILIPRVISELPERIRPLFDDHYILHVNPTGKFVIGGPHGDTGLTGRKIIVDTYGGKGAHGGGAFSGKDSSKVDRSAAYATRHIAKNIVAAGIADEVLVQVAYAIGVAQPVGLYINTYGTSHVHLSDGEIAKKIEKIFDMRPYSIVKRFGLKNPIFRDTVKYGHFGNEPYKKTVMVDYDGLKSKEVEFFAWEKLDYVDTIKKEFKL